From Miscanthus floridulus cultivar M001 chromosome 15, ASM1932011v1, whole genome shotgun sequence, the proteins below share one genomic window:
- the LOC136509641 gene encoding uncharacterized protein isoform X2, whose protein sequence is MRKCMRNNTYMQKLGLPMLAQLCANTTISPEKRQQQDREDSGSEYNGGDEANSDAHLSDDDLEPPTLSSKKKTTTKKRKTGAKKEQPGMQSSVVTRGMKNRPADVNAMNNQAEIPNQATEEGEQNGCLAGDQHVRTELNLDGHTRNGATMNDVSENGQTQVANIAEDDLFDEENRTRGPSIGRELVQMTRSRKKRLPLVIEPGKRRPNSVMIAAKFATECNIAVRQIVPIFPHWKEYKKYPKMIDAYISRVVSKFHTDVDSLPMKKACVAMLKKVVRQQRYKLKKRYFDALPLHLVPKTSPVDTMTNEQWDKLVEHWKNEQKMVTCEKNRENRSKVQFHQTTGSRSYELQIVDLADKYKNEPPNALELLKEMHYSKKKGFTPAVQSLIAEIEEKLNEPIDDGLQPKDVTDVVSQALVQKTKKSRFLVNVGLQSNATRVSAEHDLEEELVVEKQTSSDLREVVKAQQQQMEEMMKKFQEAEAARAKQEEESKKRQADIDALIKTLMPMVPGCQATQKGCLGLSAGALCCWLLILVMDVAL, encoded by the exons ATGAGAAAGTGTATGCGCAACAACACATACATGCAGAAACTAGGACTTCCTATGTTAGCTCAACTGTGTGCGAACACTACTATTTCCCCAGAAAAGCGGCAGCAGCAGGACAGAGAAGACTCTGGTTCGGAGTACAATGGTGGGGATGAGGCTAACAGTGATGCCCATCTAAGTGATGATGACCTGGAACCTCCTACTTTATCATCTAAG AAGAAGACAAcaacaaagaagaggaagacagGTGCTAAGAAGGAACAACCTGGGATGCAATCTAGTGTTGTCACAAGGGGAATGAAGAATCGTCCAGCTGATGTTAATGCAATGAATAATCAAGCTGAAATCCCTAATCAGGCTACAGAGGAAG GTGAGCAAAATGGCTGCCTGGCTGGAGATCAGCATGTACGCACTGAGCTGAACCTGGATGGACACACTCGAAATGGCGCCACAATGAATGATGTCAGTGAAAATGGACAAACACAGGTTGCCAACATCGCTGAAG ATGACCTATTTGATGAGGAGAACAGGACGAGGGGACCTAGTATTGGGAGGGAACTTGTTCAGATGACTCGCTCGAGGAAGAAGAGACTTCCTTTGGTTATTGAGCCAGGGAAGAGAAGACCAAACTCAGTGATGATCGCTGCAAAATTTGCAACTGAGTGCAACATTGCAGTAAGACAAATTGTTCCAATATTTCCACATTGGAAGGAATACAAGAAGTATCCTAAGATGATCGACGCGTACATATCGAGAGTTGTT TCAAAGTTTCATACGGATGTAGATTCATTACCTATGAAAAAAGCATGTGTGGCTATGCTGAAGAAAGTTGTTCGCCAGCAGCGCTACAAGCTGAAAAAGAGGTATTTTGATGCTTTGCCACTACATCTGGTGCCCAAAACATCTCCTGTGGACACAATGACTAATGAGCAATGGGATAAACTTGTGGAACACTGGAAAAATGAGCAAAAAATG GTGACTTGTGAGAAGAACagagagaacagaagcaaagtgCAGTTCCATCAGACCACTGGTTCTCGCAGCTATGAACTGCAAATTGTAGATTTG GCGGACAAGTACAAAAACGAACCACCAAATGCACTGGAACTATTGAAAGAGATGCACTACAGCAAAAAGAAAGGATTTACTCCTGCAGTTCAATCTCTTATT GCTGAAATAGAGGAGAAGCTGAATGAACCTATAGATGATGGTCTTCAACCAAAGGATGTGACTGATGTGGTCTCTCAGGCCCTTGTTCAGAAAACTAAGAAGAGCAGGTTTCTTGTAAATGTGGGGCTCCAAAGCAATGCCACACGTGTTAGTGCTGAGCATGACCTAGAAGAGGAACTGGTGGTGGAGAAACAAACATCAAGTGATCTTAGGGAGGTTGTCAAggctcaacaacaacaaatggAAGAAATGATGAAGAAATTCCAGGAGGCAGAAGCAGCTAGGGCTAAGCAAGAAGAGGAGTCGAAGAAAAGGCAAGCTGACATTGATGCACTGATCAAGACTTTGATGCCCATGGTTCCAGGATGCCAAGCAACACAGAAAGGTTGTCTTGGGTTATCGGCTGGTGCACTTTGCTGTTGGTTGCTTATTTTGGTGATGGATGTTGCGCTGTGA
- the LOC136509641 gene encoding uncharacterized protein isoform X1, with amino-acid sequence MRKCMRNNTYMQKLGLPMLAQLCANTTISPEKRQQQDREDSGSEYNGGDEANSDAHLSDDDLEPPTLSSKKKTTTKKRKTGAKKEQPGMQSSVVTRGMKNRPADVNAMNNQAEIPNQATEEADAGEQNGCLAGDQHVRTELNLDGHTRNGATMNDVSENGQTQVANIAEDDLFDEENRTRGPSIGRELVQMTRSRKKRLPLVIEPGKRRPNSVMIAAKFATECNIAVRQIVPIFPHWKEYKKYPKMIDAYISRVVSKFHTDVDSLPMKKACVAMLKKVVRQQRYKLKKRYFDALPLHLVPKTSPVDTMTNEQWDKLVEHWKNEQKMVTCEKNRENRSKVQFHQTTGSRSYELQIVDLADKYKNEPPNALELLKEMHYSKKKGFTPAVQSLIAEIEEKLNEPIDDGLQPKDVTDVVSQALVQKTKKSRFLVNVGLQSNATRVSAEHDLEEELVVEKQTSSDLREVVKAQQQQMEEMMKKFQEAEAARAKQEEESKKRQADIDALIKTLMPMVPGCQATQKGCLGLSAGALCCWLLILVMDVAL; translated from the exons ATGAGAAAGTGTATGCGCAACAACACATACATGCAGAAACTAGGACTTCCTATGTTAGCTCAACTGTGTGCGAACACTACTATTTCCCCAGAAAAGCGGCAGCAGCAGGACAGAGAAGACTCTGGTTCGGAGTACAATGGTGGGGATGAGGCTAACAGTGATGCCCATCTAAGTGATGATGACCTGGAACCTCCTACTTTATCATCTAAG AAGAAGACAAcaacaaagaagaggaagacagGTGCTAAGAAGGAACAACCTGGGATGCAATCTAGTGTTGTCACAAGGGGAATGAAGAATCGTCCAGCTGATGTTAATGCAATGAATAATCAAGCTGAAATCCCTAATCAGGCTACAGAGGAAG CTGATGCAGGTGAGCAAAATGGCTGCCTGGCTGGAGATCAGCATGTACGCACTGAGCTGAACCTGGATGGACACACTCGAAATGGCGCCACAATGAATGATGTCAGTGAAAATGGACAAACACAGGTTGCCAACATCGCTGAAG ATGACCTATTTGATGAGGAGAACAGGACGAGGGGACCTAGTATTGGGAGGGAACTTGTTCAGATGACTCGCTCGAGGAAGAAGAGACTTCCTTTGGTTATTGAGCCAGGGAAGAGAAGACCAAACTCAGTGATGATCGCTGCAAAATTTGCAACTGAGTGCAACATTGCAGTAAGACAAATTGTTCCAATATTTCCACATTGGAAGGAATACAAGAAGTATCCTAAGATGATCGACGCGTACATATCGAGAGTTGTT TCAAAGTTTCATACGGATGTAGATTCATTACCTATGAAAAAAGCATGTGTGGCTATGCTGAAGAAAGTTGTTCGCCAGCAGCGCTACAAGCTGAAAAAGAGGTATTTTGATGCTTTGCCACTACATCTGGTGCCCAAAACATCTCCTGTGGACACAATGACTAATGAGCAATGGGATAAACTTGTGGAACACTGGAAAAATGAGCAAAAAATG GTGACTTGTGAGAAGAACagagagaacagaagcaaagtgCAGTTCCATCAGACCACTGGTTCTCGCAGCTATGAACTGCAAATTGTAGATTTG GCGGACAAGTACAAAAACGAACCACCAAATGCACTGGAACTATTGAAAGAGATGCACTACAGCAAAAAGAAAGGATTTACTCCTGCAGTTCAATCTCTTATT GCTGAAATAGAGGAGAAGCTGAATGAACCTATAGATGATGGTCTTCAACCAAAGGATGTGACTGATGTGGTCTCTCAGGCCCTTGTTCAGAAAACTAAGAAGAGCAGGTTTCTTGTAAATGTGGGGCTCCAAAGCAATGCCACACGTGTTAGTGCTGAGCATGACCTAGAAGAGGAACTGGTGGTGGAGAAACAAACATCAAGTGATCTTAGGGAGGTTGTCAAggctcaacaacaacaaatggAAGAAATGATGAAGAAATTCCAGGAGGCAGAAGCAGCTAGGGCTAAGCAAGAAGAGGAGTCGAAGAAAAGGCAAGCTGACATTGATGCACTGATCAAGACTTTGATGCCCATGGTTCCAGGATGCCAAGCAACACAGAAAGGTTGTCTTGGGTTATCGGCTGGTGCACTTTGCTGTTGGTTGCTTATTTTGGTGATGGATGTTGCGCTGTGA